One segment of Rosa chinensis cultivar Old Blush chromosome 6, RchiOBHm-V2, whole genome shotgun sequence DNA contains the following:
- the LOC112173913 gene encoding UDP-glucose flavonoid 3-O-glucosyltransferase 7, with protein METKPHQQLHIFFLPFMGQGHTLPLIDIAKLFASRGEKSTIITTPANAPLFTKAIQTSRSSGLEIELLLIKFPSAEVGLPEGIESTNWGSKTAEMAEKFFKALTLLEQQVEQLLDQYHPQCLVASSLFHWATDVAAKFGIPRLIFQGPGFFSLRAAMSVTRYQPHMKVASDSESFVLPNLPHEIKMTRNKLPSFVKQNGETELMKLLRECRETEKRSYGIVINSFYELEPDYADHYRKAFGRKSWHIGPVSLCNKAEKDISARGREGSVDDVHECLQWLNSKKPRSVVYVCFGSLNSFSDCQLLEIALGLEASQQQFIWVVKKENNDEEEWLPEGYEQRMEGRGLIVRGWAPQLLILQHEAVGAFLTHCGWNSILEGVTAGVPMITWPVFADQFYNEKLVTQILGIAVAVGSQKSEDGGVKSEARASVKREAIKMAITEIMEGYEADGMRRKAFALGETARRAVEEGGSSFSDLTSLIEELRSLGS; from the coding sequence ATGGAAACCAAACCTCATCAGCAGCTTCACATTTTCTTCCTTCCATTTATGGGCCAAGGCCACACTTTACCCCTCATAGACATAGCAAAACTATTTGCTTCACGTGGTGAAAAATCAACCATAATAACCACCCCAGCCAATGCACCACTCTTCACCAAAGCAATCCAAACAAGTAGAAGTTCGGGTTTAGAAATTGAACTTCTTCTCATCAAATTCCCATCTGCTGAAGTTGGGTTGCCTGAAGGGATTGAAAGTACTAACTGGGGTAGTAAAACCGCAGAGATGGCAGAAAAGTTCTTCAAAGCTCTAACACTGCTTGAACAACAGGTAGAGCAGCTTTTAGACCAATATCATCCTCAGTGTCTTGTTGCCAGCTCTTTGTTTCATTGGGCTACGGACGTTGCTGCAAAGTTTGGGATTCCAAGGCTCATCTTTCAAGGACCTGGTTTTTTCTCCTTGCGTGCTGCAATGAGTGTGACGCGGTACCAACCTCACATGAAGGTTGCATCTGATTCAGAATCTTTTGTTCTTCCTAATCTCCCACATGAGATCAAGATGACGAGAAACAAACTACCatcttttgttaaacaaaatggtGAGACAGAGCTCATGAAGTTGCTTAGAGaatgtagagaaactgaaaaaaGGAGCTATGGGATTGTCATTAATAGCTTCTATGAACTTGAACCAGATTATGCGGATCACTATAGAAAAGCGTTTGGGAGGAAGTCATGGCATATCGGCCCAGTTTCATTATGCAACAAGGCAGAAAAAGATATATCAGCTAGGGGAAGGGAAGGCTCAGTTGATGATGTACATGAGTGCTTGCAATGGCTCAATTCCAAGAAACCCCGTTCGGTTGTTTATGTATGCTTTGGCAGCCTAAACAGTTTCAGTGACTGTCAGCTCTTAGAAATTGCCTTGGGTCTTGAGGCTTCACAACAGCAATTCATTTGGGTTGTCAAGAAGGAAAATAATGATGAAGAAGAGTGGTTGCCTGAAGGATATGAGCAGAGAATGGAGGGAAGGGGACTTATTGTAAGAGGCTGGGCTCCCCAACTACTTATTCTTCAACATGAAGCGGTTGGGGCGTTTCTTACTCACTGTGGGTGGAACTCAATCCTTGAAGGAGTGACTGCCGGGGTGCCAATGATCACCTGGCCGGTGTTTGCAGATCAGTTTTACAATGAGAAGTTGGTAACTCAAATACTTGGGATTGCGGTTGCTGTGGGTTCTCAAAAGTCAGAGGATGGTGGTGTAAAAAGTGAAGCCAGGGCCAGTGTGAAGAGGGAGGCTATAAAGATGGCTATAACTGAAATCATGGAGGGTTATGAAGCTGATGGAATGAGACGAAAAGCTTTTGCGCTTGGAGAGACGGCAAGGAGGGCAGTTGAGGAAGGTGGTTCATCGTTTTCCGATTTAACTTCTCTAATTGAAGAGTTGAGGTCCCTTGGGTCTTGA